The following proteins are co-located in the Lagenorhynchus albirostris chromosome 2, mLagAlb1.1, whole genome shotgun sequence genome:
- the LOC132514633 gene encoding LOW QUALITY PROTEIN: THO complex subunit 5 homolog (The sequence of the model RefSeq protein was modified relative to this genomic sequence to represent the inferred CDS: inserted 3 bases in 2 codons; substituted 1 base at 1 genomic stop codon), translated as MSSESSKNRKPKVIRSDGAPAEGKHNRSDTEQEGKYYSEEAEVDLWDPXRDYELYKYTCQELQRLMAEIQDLRSRGDKDAAVEIEDRRIQSCVHFMTLKKLNRLAHIRLKKGRDQTHEAEQKVDAYHLQLQNLLYEVMHLQKEIIKCLEFKSNHEEIDRVSLEEAPPDISKAEVTMGDPHQQTLARLDWELEQRKRLVEKYRECLSNKEKILKETEVKKEYLSSLQPRLNSIMQASLPVQEXLFMPFDQAHKQYETARHLPPPLYVQATVYGQDKRKEMLKRHPLSVMLDLGCKDDSELHLTFYYLMNLNIMTVKAKVTTATELITPISAGDLLSPDSVLSCLYPGDHGKKTPNPANQYQFDKVGIXYILDLGHPYLWVQKLGGLHFPKEQPQHTVIADHSLSASHMETTMKPLKTRAQSRLARHKWFASLEHGIMPVTSDCQYLFPAKVVSRLVKWVTIAHEDYTELHFTKDIVEAGLAGDTNLYYMALVERGTAKLQAAMVLNPGYSSIPPIFQLCLNWKGEKTNNDDDNIRAVESEVNVCYKELCGPRPGHQLLTNQLQCLCVLLDVYLETESHDDSVEGPKEFPQEKMCLRLFRGPSRMKPFKYNHPQGFFSHR; from the exons ATGTCATCGGAATCGAGCAAAAATCGAAAGCCCAAAGTGATCCGAAGTGATGGAGCTCCAGCTGAAGGGAAGCATAATCGTTCTGACACTGAACAGGAAGGTAAATACTACAGCGAGGAGGCTGAGGTGGACCTGTGGGACC GCAGAGACTATGAGCTGTACAAGTACACGTGCCAGGAGTTGCAGAGGCTCATGGCCGAGATCCAGGACCTGAGGAGCAGGGGAGACAAGGATGCGGCAGTTGAGATCGAAGATCGGAGGATCCAGAGCTGTGTGCATTTCATGACTCT aaaaaagcttaaccGATTAGCCCACATCAGgttgaagaaaggaagagatcaGACTCATGAGGCCGAGCAGAAAGTGGACGCCTATCACCTGCAGCTCCAGAACCTGTTGTATGAGGTGATGCACCTGCAGAAGGAGATCATCAAATGTCTGGAGTTTAAGTCAAATCACGAAGAAATCGATCGGGTCAGCTTAGAGGAGGCTCCTCCAGATATCAGCAAGGCGGAAGTCACCATGGGAGACCCTCACCAGCAGACCCTTGCACGTCTGGACTGGGAGCTGGAGCAGCGGAAAAGGCTGGTGGAGAAGTACCGAGAGTGCCTGTCCAACAAGGAGAAGATCCTTAAGGAGACTGAAGTAAAGAAGGAGTACCTGAGTAGCCTCCAGCCTCGTCTCAACAGCATCATGCAGGCTTCCCTACCGGTGCAGGAGTAACTGTTTATGCCCTTCGACCAAGCTCACAAGCAGTATGAGACAGCCCGACACCTACCTCCTCCCCTCTATGTCCAAGCCACTGTGTATGGGCAAGACAAGCGCAAGGAGATGCTGAAGAGGCACCCGCTGTCCGTCATGCTGGACCTGGGGTGCAAAGATGACAGTGAACTGCACCTGACTTTCTACTACCTCATGAACCTCAACATCATGACGGTAAAAGCCAAAGTGACAACCGCCACAGAACTGATCACCCCCATCAGTGCCGGTGACTTGCTGTCTCCTGACTCAGTCCTGAGCTGTTTGTATCCTGGGGATCATGGAAAGAAAACTCCAAATCCAGCCAATCAGTATCAGTTTGATAAAGTTGGCAT CTACATACTTGACTTAGGGCATCCCTATTTGTGGGTGCAGAAGCTGGGTGGCCTCCACTTCCCCAAAGAGCAGCCCCAGCACACTGTGATCGCTGACCACTCTCTGAGCGCCAGCCACATGGAGACCACCATGAAACCGCTGAAGACCAGGGCGCAGTCCCGCCTGGCCCGCCACAAGTGGTTTGCCTCCCTGGAACACGGCATCATGCCAGTTACCAGTGACTGCCAGTACCTCTTCCCTGCAAAGGTTGTCTCTCGCCTGGTGAAGTGGGTGACGATTGCCCATGAGGATTATACGGAGCTGCATTTTACCAAAGACATTGTGGAGGCGGGACTGGCTGGGGACACCAATCTCTACTATATGGCACTTGTGGAAAGGGGCACGGCTAAGCTCCAGGCTGCCATGGTGCTGAACCCCGGCTACTCCTCCATCCCACCCATTTTCCAGCTCTGTCTGAACTGGAAAGGGGAGAAAACCAACAACGACGATGACAATATTCGGGCCGTGGAGAGTGAGGTCAATGTGTGCTACAAGGAGCTGTGCGGCCCCCGGCCCGGCCACCAGCTCTTGACGAACCAGCTGCAGTGTCTGTGTGTGCTGCTGGACGTCTACCTGGAGACGGAGAGCCACGATGACAGCGTGGAGGGGCCCAAGGAATTTCCCCAGGAGAAAATGTGTCTGCGGCTTTTCAGGGGCCCCAGCAGGATGAAGCCGTTTAAATATAACCACCCTCAAGGATTCTTCAGCCATCGCTGA